A genomic window from Methanovulcanius yangii includes:
- a CDS encoding nitroreductase family protein, with protein MNLGVTIIKGRRSVRKYKDMPLPEEAIHHAFDCAKFAPTARNGQPWVFGVVQNKETLAKLADLATHGKFIKDAAACFAVFGLKDEKFFVEDCCAATENLILALWAYGIGSCWVAGNNMPYAEDVRALLKVPEEYTLVSLIPAGYPEEMTIPAKKELEDITFAEEFNK; from the coding sequence ATGAATCTTGGAGTTACCATCATCAAGGGACGGCGCAGTGTACGCAAGTACAAGGATATGCCGCTCCCCGAGGAGGCAATTCACCACGCCTTTGACTGTGCAAAGTTTGCACCGACGGCACGAAACGGCCAGCCGTGGGTCTTCGGCGTCGTTCAGAACAAGGAGACACTCGCAAAGCTCGCCGACCTTGCGACGCACGGGAAATTCATCAAAGACGCCGCCGCCTGTTTTGCCGTCTTCGGCCTGAAAGACGAGAAGTTCTTCGTCGAAGACTGCTGTGCTGCGACCGAGAACCTGATTCTTGCCCTCTGGGCATACGGGATCGGCAGCTGCTGGGTCGCCGGCAATAATATGCCCTATGCCGAGGATGTCCGCGCACTTCTCAAGGTGCCGGAGGAGTACACCCTCGTCTCCCTGATTCCCGCCGGCTACCCGGAAGAGATGACCATTCCCGCAAAAAAAGAGCTGGAAGACATCACCTTCGCGGAAGAATTCAATAAATAA
- a CDS encoding Yip1 family protein, with translation MESSLLGKLKGVLFAPSETFDQVIRHDEAKDVAVYLLVLVVIFSIMFAILLTLGVGMYAGALTGIVAGGFSLIAVIPVLFFVLLIGIVIWTIWVHIWVYLLGGRQGITETAKTVVYAATPSLLLGWVPVIGVLMGIWTLILAVIGIHELHGISTARAALAVVLAWFIPVLLGAAAFGSFLAMVLVGGG, from the coding sequence ATGGAATCTTCACTCCTAGGAAAACTGAAAGGGGTGCTCTTCGCCCCATCGGAGACATTCGACCAGGTGATCCGGCATGACGAGGCAAAGGACGTCGCCGTCTATCTGCTGGTCCTCGTCGTCATATTCAGCATCATGTTCGCCATCCTCCTCACGCTCGGCGTCGGCATGTATGCCGGGGCCCTCACAGGGATTGTTGCCGGGGGATTCTCTCTTATCGCCGTCATACCCGTCCTGTTCTTCGTCCTTCTCATCGGTATCGTGATCTGGACGATTTGGGTACATATATGGGTCTATCTCCTCGGCGGCCGGCAGGGCATCACCGAGACGGCAAAGACCGTCGTCTATGCCGCAACGCCGTCGCTCCTCCTCGGATGGGTGCCGGTCATAGGCGTACTGATGGGGATATGGACACTCATTCTTGCCGTCATCGGCATCCATGAGCTCCATGGGATCAGCACCGCACGGGCGGCCCTTGCCGTCGTTCTCGCATGGTTCATCCCGGTTCTCCTCGGCGCGGCTGCATTCGGATCATTTCTCGCGATGGTGCTGGTCGGAGGGGGATAA
- a CDS encoding ACT domain-containing protein, protein MDPRAYTIKQISVFSENKPGRLMAIAGALEEESINILAFSIAEANGFGVVRALVDKPDAAFKKLNAMGFMVSFTDVIAVKMRDVPGGLFEMAKLLADAGINIEYSYAYSGRDAAVLILRVDQVESAVKAIIFRGGNLLKSEDFQEKP, encoded by the coding sequence ATGGACCCGCGAGCATATACCATCAAACAGATCTCGGTCTTTTCCGAGAACAAACCCGGCCGCCTGATGGCGATCGCCGGTGCACTCGAAGAGGAATCAATCAACATCCTGGCATTCTCGATTGCCGAGGCAAACGGTTTCGGCGTCGTCCGGGCGCTCGTCGACAAACCCGATGCGGCATTTAAAAAGCTCAATGCGATGGGGTTCATGGTCTCCTTCACCGACGTGATTGCGGTGAAGATGCGCGACGTTCCCGGGGGCCTCTTCGAGATGGCAAAGCTCCTTGCCGATGCCGGCATCAATATCGAATACTCCTATGCCTACTCCGGCCGTGACGCCGCCGTCCTCATCCTGAGGGTCGACCAGGTGGAAAGCGCGGTGAAGGCCATCATCTTCCGCGGCGGCAACCTCCTGAAATCCGAGGATTTCCAGGAAAAACCCTGA
- a CDS encoding phenylacetate--CoA ligase family protein, with the protein METAYWDREKETLTGDALETLQSKRLKWTVRQAAEVPFYRDLFKKAGIAPGDIQSVRDIEKIPFTTKKDLQQGYPFGFLAVPLKKVVRIHTTSGTTGKPTVVGYTRRDLDNWSELIARNLTMVGLTDEDIFQNAVNYGLFTGGLGFHYGAEKCGMTVIPSATGNTKRQIEMIDDFGVTALHCTPSYAMHIAEVAEKEGTTLPSLKTGMFGAEPWSDNMRAILEEKLGVTAYDSYGMSEMYGPGAAFECPERNGLHIWHDMYYVEIIDPETGEVLGPGERGELVVTPLVKEAMPLLRYRTGDITMIMEDECPCGRGPKLARLTGRSDDMLVIRGINVFPSQIEHVLRSIPEVGDEFLVYVDRVNHLDEMTIDVEMNREFFTGELGDLARVQNKVVAALREALNLRTRVKLVEPESLPRYEGKAKRVVDRRGDTI; encoded by the coding sequence ATGGAGACGGCATACTGGGACAGGGAGAAGGAGACCCTTACGGGCGACGCACTGGAGACGCTCCAGAGCAAACGACTGAAATGGACGGTACGGCAGGCGGCGGAGGTGCCGTTCTACCGTGATCTCTTTAAAAAAGCGGGTATTGCCCCCGGCGACATTCAGTCGGTGCGGGACATCGAAAAAATCCCGTTTACGACCAAAAAAGACCTCCAGCAGGGCTATCCGTTCGGGTTTCTCGCGGTCCCTCTCAAAAAGGTGGTCCGCATCCACACCACCTCCGGGACCACGGGAAAGCCGACCGTCGTCGGGTACACCCGCCGCGACCTCGACAACTGGTCGGAGCTCATCGCCCGCAACCTGACGATGGTGGGCCTCACCGACGAGGACATCTTCCAGAACGCCGTCAACTACGGGCTCTTCACCGGGGGCCTCGGTTTCCATTACGGGGCGGAGAAGTGCGGCATGACGGTCATCCCGTCGGCGACCGGCAACACGAAACGCCAGATCGAGATGATCGACGACTTCGGCGTCACCGCCCTGCACTGCACCCCGTCCTACGCGATGCACATTGCAGAAGTTGCCGAGAAGGAGGGGACCACCCTCCCGAGCCTGAAGACCGGGATGTTCGGTGCCGAGCCGTGGTCGGACAATATGCGGGCCATCCTCGAGGAGAAACTGGGTGTCACCGCCTACGACTCGTACGGGATGAGCGAGATGTACGGCCCCGGTGCGGCCTTCGAGTGCCCGGAGCGAAACGGACTGCACATCTGGCACGACATGTATTATGTCGAGATCATCGACCCCGAGACCGGCGAAGTGCTGGGGCCGGGGGAGCGCGGCGAACTCGTCGTCACCCCGCTTGTGAAAGAGGCGATGCCGCTTCTCCGGTACCGGACCGGCGATATCACGATGATCATGGAGGACGAGTGCCCCTGCGGTCGCGGCCCGAAGCTCGCCCGGCTCACCGGGAGAAGCGACGACATGCTCGTCATCCGCGGCATCAACGTCTTCCCGTCCCAGATCGAACACGTGCTGCGCTCCATCCCCGAGGTGGGCGACGAGTTTCTGGTCTATGTCGACCGGGTCAACCACCTCGACGAGATGACGATCGATGTCGAGATGAACCGCGAGTTCTTCACGGGCGAGCTCGGCGACCTTGCCCGTGTCCAGAACAAGGTCGTGGCAGCGCTCAGGGAAGCACTTAATCTGCGTACACGGGTAAAACTAGTTGAACCGGAGTCGCTCCCCCGCTACGAAGGAAAGGCAAAACGGGTGGTCGACCGACGGGGTGATACCATATGA
- a CDS encoding orotidine 5'-phosphate decarboxylase / HUMPS family protein codes for MNAPVLHVALDLQELDRAVRIAHEAVEGGAEWIEAGTPLIKSVGMEAVRRLHDEFPGHEIVADMKVADTGTIEVEMAAKSGATVVCILADADDAVIREAVRAARLYGVRTMADLLNVADPVGRSKELEAMGVDIINAHVGIDQQMIGLDSVSLLAAIADAVTIPLAVAGGLDAVTAAQAVAAGADIVIVGGTIIRSDDVTGAARGIVEAIEHPSVRPKEKPDPTEEIRHLFLSVSAPNVTDAMHRTGAMTGLVSLCGRVKMAGPAVTVQTFGGDWAKPVEAIDVAQPGEVIVIDNSSAVDVAPWGELATLSCINRGLAGVVIDGAARDVDDIKKTGFPVYATATCPNAGEPKGFGEIGARIQCCGQEVHAGDWIVGDESGVVVVPKARAYEVARRAVEVAKTEKRIREEIRRGDTLASLTELLKWEKR; via the coding sequence ATGAATGCGCCGGTGCTGCATGTGGCTCTTGACCTGCAGGAGCTTGACCGGGCCGTCCGGATAGCCCACGAGGCGGTCGAGGGAGGGGCCGAATGGATCGAGGCGGGAACACCACTCATCAAGAGCGTCGGGATGGAAGCGGTCCGCAGGCTGCACGATGAGTTCCCCGGCCACGAGATCGTCGCCGACATGAAGGTGGCAGATACCGGCACGATAGAGGTCGAGATGGCGGCCAAGTCCGGGGCAACGGTCGTCTGCATCCTCGCCGATGCGGATGACGCGGTCATTCGTGAGGCGGTGCGGGCGGCTCGCCTCTACGGGGTGCGGACGATGGCCGATCTCCTGAACGTGGCCGACCCGGTGGGGCGGTCAAAGGAACTCGAGGCAATGGGCGTCGATATCATCAACGCCCATGTCGGCATCGACCAGCAGATGATAGGCCTCGACTCGGTCTCCCTCCTTGCCGCGATCGCCGATGCCGTCACCATCCCCCTTGCGGTGGCGGGCGGACTTGATGCCGTGACCGCGGCACAGGCGGTCGCGGCCGGGGCGGACATCGTGATCGTCGGCGGCACCATCATCCGCTCCGATGACGTGACCGGGGCCGCCCGTGGAATCGTCGAGGCAATCGAACATCCCTCGGTGAGGCCAAAGGAAAAGCCCGACCCGACCGAGGAGATACGACACCTCTTCCTCTCGGTTTCGGCGCCGAACGTCACCGATGCGATGCACCGCACCGGGGCGATGACAGGCCTCGTCTCCCTCTGCGGCCGCGTGAAGATGGCAGGGCCCGCGGTGACCGTCCAGACCTTCGGCGGCGACTGGGCAAAACCGGTCGAGGCGATCGACGTTGCACAGCCCGGCGAGGTGATCGTCATCGACAACTCCTCGGCCGTCGACGTTGCCCCGTGGGGCGAGCTTGCCACCCTCTCCTGCATCAACCGCGGCCTTGCAGGCGTCGTCATCGACGGAGCGGCCCGCGATGTGGACGATATCAAAAAAACGGGGTTTCCGGTCTACGCGACCGCCACCTGTCCGAATGCGGGAGAGCCGAAGGGCTTCGGCGAGATCGGGGCACGGATACAGTGCTGCGGGCAGGAAGTCCATGCCGGCGACTGGATTGTAGGCGATGAGTCAGGCGTCGTCGTCGTCCCGAAGGCCCGCGCCTACGAGGTCGCCCGGCGTGCCGTCGAGGTGGCAAAGACCGAGAAACGTATCCGCGAGGAGATCCGCCGCGGGGATACGCTCGCCTCCCTCACCGAGCTCCTGAAGTGGGAGAAACGGTAA
- a CDS encoding HdeD family acid-resistance protein produces the protein MESIDDDLIVVTEDELIHAAWWVFVLQGLLGIIFGLIAVFFPGFVLGFLAFFLGGIIILYSLSVVIQGFVGNDKGSTKALMVILGSIGIIIGILALMNIEVLGLTIAILLALWAFVTGFSHLWLALTATEFKWYRILLFLSGIIFIILGFFLVMTPLMATAALIWTLGIFGVAFGVVLIILGLIMQAQIKKLADDK, from the coding sequence ATGGAATCTATTGATGACGATTTAATCGTGGTCACGGAAGATGAGCTGATTCATGCCGCCTGGTGGGTCTTCGTCCTGCAGGGGCTGTTGGGCATCATCTTCGGGCTGATTGCGGTTTTCTTCCCGGGGTTCGTCCTCGGGTTTCTGGCATTCTTCCTTGGAGGCATCATTATCCTCTACAGTCTGTCGGTGGTAATCCAGGGATTTGTCGGCAACGACAAGGGGTCGACGAAGGCACTGATGGTGATTCTCGGTAGTATCGGGATCATCATCGGGATTCTCGCCCTGATGAACATCGAGGTGTTGGGGCTGACCATCGCCATTCTCCTTGCACTCTGGGCCTTTGTCACGGGGTTCAGTCACCTCTGGCTGGCGCTGACGGCAACGGAGTTCAAGTGGTACCGGATCCTCCTCTTCCTCTCGGGCATCATCTTCATCATCCTTGGGTTCTTCCTCGTGATGACGCCCCTGATGGCAACCGCGGCCCTCATCTGGACGCTCGGTATCTTCGGCGTGGCCTTTGGGGTCGTGCTGATCATCCTCGGGCTGATAATGCAGGCCCAGATCAAAAAACTGGCAGACGACAAATAA
- a CDS encoding phenylacetate--CoA ligase family protein — MIAWDPNMEMMPEEGLKKLQFKLLKTLVYRLYSFSNFYHERMDAHGVHPDDIASLGDLGKLPFMYKTDLRDSYPDKIFTAEQEELVRYHVSSGTTGKPTVVGYTKHDLDMWTESLARALTSCGLGRGDVIQVSYGYGLFTGGLGLHYGAERIGASVVPTSVGNTERQIELMQDLRVTGICCTPSYLMHIGEAAKKMGVSIRDDTHLRTAILGAEPWSEQMRMRIEEEMGIKAYNIYGTSELSGPMFSECTEQNGIHMWSDICLVEILDPETDEPVAPGEQGEMVVTILQKEALPIIRYRTGDITSIDTTTCACGRTHPRIARLSGRVDDMLIIRGINVFPSQIEHALLGIPAVSGHFMIEVDRVGALDTMLVRVELNPEAFSDKINDLMAIRSMVAHTLKNALNVSVDVEIAEPGSLPRFEGKAKRVIDRREY, encoded by the coding sequence ATGATTGCATGGGACCCGAACATGGAGATGATGCCCGAAGAAGGGCTGAAGAAGTTGCAGTTCAAACTCCTGAAGACGCTCGTCTACCGGCTGTACTCCTTCTCGAACTTTTATCATGAGCGCATGGATGCGCACGGAGTGCACCCGGACGACATCGCCTCACTTGGGGATCTGGGGAAACTCCCCTTCATGTACAAGACCGATCTTCGGGACAGCTACCCGGACAAGATCTTCACCGCCGAGCAGGAGGAGCTCGTCCGCTACCACGTCTCCTCGGGCACGACAGGCAAGCCGACGGTCGTCGGATACACGAAGCACGACCTCGACATGTGGACGGAGTCGCTCGCCCGGGCGCTCACCTCCTGCGGCCTCGGCCGTGGCGACGTGATCCAGGTGAGCTACGGCTACGGCCTCTTCACGGGGGGGCTGGGCCTTCATTACGGCGCCGAGCGCATCGGTGCCTCCGTCGTCCCGACCTCGGTGGGCAACACCGAGCGTCAGATCGAGCTGATGCAGGATCTCCGGGTCACGGGCATCTGCTGCACACCCTCGTACCTGATGCATATCGGGGAGGCGGCAAAGAAGATGGGCGTCTCTATCAGGGACGATACGCACCTCCGTACCGCCATCCTCGGCGCCGAGCCGTGGTCCGAGCAGATGCGCATGCGCATTGAAGAAGAGATGGGCATCAAGGCCTACAACATCTACGGCACCTCCGAGCTCTCCGGCCCGATGTTCTCTGAATGCACCGAACAAAACGGCATCCACATGTGGAGCGACATCTGCCTCGTCGAGATCCTCGACCCCGAGACGGACGAACCGGTGGCACCGGGCGAACAGGGGGAGATGGTCGTCACCATCCTCCAGAAGGAGGCCCTGCCCATCATCCGGTACCGCACCGGCGATATCACCTCCATCGACACCACCACCTGCGCCTGCGGCCGTACCCACCCGCGTATCGCCCGCCTCTCCGGCAGGGTCGATGACATGCTCATCATCCGCGGTATCAATGTCTTCCCATCGCAGATCGAACACGCCCTCCTCGGCATCCCCGCCGTATCGGGGCACTTCATGATCGAGGTGGACCGGGTCGGTGCCCTCGATACGATGCTCGTCCGTGTCGAGCTCAATCCCGAGGCGTTCTCGGACAAGATCAACGACCTGATGGCGATTCGCAGCATGGTGGCACACACATTAAAGAATGCGCTGAACGTAAGTGTGGATGTAGAGATTGCAGAACCCGGCTCCCTGCCGCGGTTCGAAGGAAAAGCCAAACGTGTTATTGACAGGAGGGAGTACTAA
- a CDS encoding manganese efflux pump MntP, producing MRKLEEPDPALFPRSGGAGHHRTMNAAELILIAVALAMDAFAVSISAGTTMLREERLKKGLAIAATFGTFQAGMTLIGWAAGEGIRELVISIAPLLAFVLLLGIGAKMIFEGIFGDDDGVLIKSVPALMLLGIATSIDALAVGLSFAVIGIPALGPAAVIGVVALLFSIAGIFLGEKVAEVIGRRAEVVGGAILILIGLRILFFS from the coding sequence ATGCGAAAACTAGAGGAACCGGATCCCGCACTCTTCCCACGCTCCGGGGGGGCGGGACATCACAGGACAATGAACGCAGCAGAACTGATTCTTATCGCCGTCGCCCTTGCGATGGACGCATTTGCCGTCTCGATATCGGCCGGCACCACCATGCTCAGAGAGGAGCGGCTGAAAAAGGGTCTCGCCATTGCCGCGACCTTCGGAACGTTTCAGGCGGGAATGACGCTCATCGGCTGGGCCGCAGGGGAAGGCATACGCGAGCTGGTCATCTCCATCGCACCCCTCCTCGCCTTCGTCCTCCTCCTCGGCATCGGTGCCAAGATGATCTTCGAAGGAATCTTTGGCGACGACGACGGGGTGCTCATCAAGTCCGTGCCGGCCCTCATGCTGCTGGGCATTGCAACGAGCATCGACGCGCTCGCCGTGGGTCTGAGTTTTGCCGTGATCGGCATTCCCGCCCTCGGCCCTGCGGCGGTCATCGGGGTGGTAGCCCTCCTCTTCTCGATTGCAGGCATCTTTTTGGGCGAGAAGGTGGCCGAGGTCATTGGAAGAAGGGCCGAGGTGGTCGGGGGTGCAATCCTGATCCTCATCGGCCTCAGGATTCTCTTCTTCTCCTAA